The Anticarsia gemmatalis isolate Benzon Research Colony breed Stoneville strain chromosome 29, ilAntGemm2 primary, whole genome shotgun sequence genome window below encodes:
- the LOC142985179 gene encoding uncharacterized protein LOC142985179 produces MMWSDEQSLELISLYQEKPVIWDPKNPQYYKKNLKHDAWSNIAHSLERDAEECKNKMISLLASHRREKGKVKKSHSSGKGGDETYKSTWFAYEALAFLGDRNNPRKRRNTEVT; encoded by the exons ATGATGTGGAGTGACGAACAATCGCTTGAActtattagtttgtatcaaGAGAAACCTGTTATTTGGGATCCAAAAAACCCgcaatactataaaaaaaatctgaaacacGATGCTTGGAGTAATATTGCTCATTCATTGGAAAGAGATGCAGAAGAAtgcaaaaacaaaatgattagtTTGCTTGCTTCACATCGAAGAGAAAAAGGAAAAGTAAAGAAGAGCCATAGTTCCGGAAaag gtgGGGATGAAACGTACAAAAGTACATGGTTTGCTTACGAGGCGCTGGCATTTTTAGGAGATCGAAATAATCCAAGGAAACGACGCAACACAGAG gttacATAA
- the LOC142985180 gene encoding uncharacterized protein LOC142985180: MNPELFEKWFTGVLPKLKPNSVVVIDNAPYHSRKIESLPTMSWTKPKIQEWLTRKNITFDATMVKATLIDIVRQHKNEHPDKYVVDEMAAQHGITVLRLPTYHCELNPIELVWAQAKGYVARRNKTFKITVVKKLFEEGLQQITPEKWSSCVSHITKEEDKMHGLDHIIDNVSDRFIINVTESDSDDFFTDDE, from the coding sequence ATGAATCCCGAGTTATTTGAGAAGTGGTTTACGGGGGTTTTGCCAAAGTTAAAACCAAATTCCGTAGTGGTGATAGATAATGCCCCCTACCACTCCAGGAAAATAGAATCGCTGCCTACAATGTCTTGGACTAAGCCTAAAATACAAGAGTGGCtaactagaaaaaatataaccttCGATGCAACAATGGTTAAAGCTACTCTTATAGACATTGTACGGCAGCACAAAAATGAACATCCAGACAAATATGTAGTGGACGAGATGGCAGCGCAGCATGGGATAACTGTTTTACGCCTGCCCACATACCACTGTGAGCTCAATCCCATTGAGTTGGTATGGGCGCAGGCTAAAGGATATGTTGCAAGACGTAACAAGACATTCAAAATCACAGTAGTGAAAAAACTCTTCGAAGAAGGGCTTCAACAAATCACGCCCGAAAAATGGAGTAGCTGCGTGTCCCATATAACCAAAGAAGAGGACAAAATGCATGGTCTCGACCACATCATTGATAATGTCTCAGACAGGTTTATAATAAATGTCACAGAAAGCGACagtgatgatttttttactgacgatgaataa